The following coding sequences are from one Streptomyces angustmyceticus window:
- a CDS encoding class I SAM-dependent methyltransferase yields the protein MTTEQSELSTAPGASPGAEAPTVEEMVRANEANWDARTPVHVASRFYGLDGSRTAEDWFAPFEWTDLGELAGRDVLHLQCHLGTETAAFAERGARTVGLDFSAAAVGEARRLAEEAGRSVEFVRSDVHRAVEALGGRRFDVIYTGKGALCYLPDLAAWAEIVSSLLRPGGTLYLVEFHPLLDSLGPTPSPDRQQLRLHHDYLGGRGPLRSDTPCTYTDGPPVEGATTSYEWRHGLGEVVSAVVGAGLTVQLVRETELLPWKRFDSMVPSENGWWRLPPSEPIIPLLYALRAVKV from the coding sequence ACCGCCCCGGGGGCCTCGCCCGGCGCCGAGGCGCCCACCGTCGAGGAGATGGTGCGGGCCAACGAGGCGAACTGGGACGCCCGTACCCCGGTGCATGTGGCGAGCCGGTTCTACGGCCTGGACGGGTCCCGGACCGCCGAGGACTGGTTCGCGCCCTTCGAGTGGACGGACCTGGGCGAGCTGGCCGGGCGGGACGTCCTGCACCTGCAGTGCCATCTGGGCACCGAGACGGCCGCGTTCGCCGAGCGGGGCGCGCGCACGGTGGGGCTCGACTTCTCGGCCGCCGCGGTCGGCGAGGCACGACGGCTTGCCGAGGAGGCCGGCCGCAGCGTGGAGTTCGTCCGGTCGGATGTGCACCGGGCCGTGGAGGCGCTGGGCGGGCGCCGGTTCGACGTGATCTACACCGGCAAGGGCGCGCTGTGCTATCTGCCCGACCTGGCCGCCTGGGCGGAGATCGTCAGCTCGCTGCTCCGGCCCGGCGGGACGCTCTACCTCGTCGAATTCCATCCGCTGCTCGACTCCCTGGGGCCGACGCCGAGCCCGGACCGGCAGCAACTGCGGCTCCACCACGACTACTTGGGCGGTCGCGGGCCACTCCGGAGCGATACGCCGTGCACCTATACCGACGGCCCGCCGGTGGAGGGTGCCACCACGAGTTACGAGTGGCGGCACGGCCTCGGGGAGGTCGTCTCCGCCGTGGTCGGGGCGGGGCTGACCGTGCAACTGGTCCGGGAGACCGAGCTGCTGCCGTGGAAGCGGTTCGACTCGATGGTGCCGTCCGAGAACGGCTGGTGGCGGCTCCCGCCGTCGGAGCCGATCATTCCGCTGCTGTACGCGCTGCGGGCGGTCAAGGTCTGA
- a CDS encoding helix-turn-helix domain-containing protein — protein sequence METSTTVPESVAALHAGIDALTDEVIGGLRAQLPSYAAVPADRLRPRVLASLRNGLSLVQRWSEERRFPRGPGHDRDRAYGIPETHLDEVTTLARSLPAEDIISAYRIGTDIVWRRFGEEMAARRGTAEDLLPIAETLRAWVDANTLRIVRSCGVGIPGDRATDRRRAALVRALLLGEARWGASGSPGGTWGTGPAGDGAGDGHRVGGHPDDGDAAEGGYDHSALRLPFRARLPEDAPPGAPDRIPAPGPDPHPAAHPGPGDRAFERIVALLRPWLALDGDGKPLVTTVDGDVAGLLTGRPAGLCRGLVLGLGAPAPAPGLAAEFTRATQALRAADGFGLVGAFTREELGLRATVVALPAVGEQLVGLRLAPLAERGEDGAQLEEAAAAYLQQGLRLEAAARTLYVHPNTLRNRLRRFEEITGTSLRDPADLAEVWWALTHRRIHGPAN from the coding sequence GTGGAGACTTCCACAACGGTGCCGGAGTCCGTCGCCGCGCTGCACGCCGGAATCGACGCCCTCACCGACGAGGTCATCGGCGGCCTGCGGGCCCAGCTCCCCTCGTACGCGGCGGTGCCGGCGGACCGGCTGCGGCCACGGGTGCTGGCGTCCCTGCGCAACGGCCTGTCGCTGGTGCAACGCTGGTCGGAGGAACGGCGGTTCCCCCGCGGGCCCGGCCACGACCGCGACCGGGCGTACGGCATCCCCGAGACCCACCTCGACGAGGTGACGACGCTGGCGCGCTCCCTGCCCGCCGAGGACATCATCTCGGCCTACCGGATCGGGACGGACATCGTCTGGCGGCGGTTCGGCGAGGAGATGGCGGCCCGCCGCGGCACCGCCGAGGACCTGCTGCCGATCGCCGAGACGCTGCGCGCCTGGGTCGACGCCAACACCCTGCGCATCGTCCGCAGTTGCGGGGTCGGCATCCCGGGCGACCGGGCGACGGACCGCCGGCGCGCGGCGCTGGTCCGCGCCCTGCTGCTCGGTGAGGCGCGGTGGGGCGCCTCCGGTTCCCCGGGCGGCACGTGGGGCACCGGACCGGCCGGCGACGGCGCGGGCGACGGGCACCGGGTGGGCGGACACCCCGACGACGGGGACGCCGCGGAGGGCGGGTACGACCACAGCGCGCTCCGTCTGCCCTTCCGCGCGCGCCTGCCCGAGGATGCCCCGCCCGGCGCGCCGGACCGCATACCCGCGCCCGGCCCCGACCCGCACCCCGCAGCCCATCCCGGCCCCGGCGACCGCGCCTTCGAGCGGATCGTCGCCCTGCTGCGCCCCTGGCTCGCCCTGGACGGGGACGGGAAGCCGCTGGTCACGACCGTGGACGGCGATGTGGCGGGGCTGCTGACCGGCCGTCCGGCCGGTTTGTGCCGCGGCCTGGTCCTGGGGCTGGGCGCCCCGGCCCCCGCGCCCGGACTCGCCGCGGAGTTCACCCGGGCCACCCAGGCGCTGCGGGCCGCGGACGGCTTCGGACTCGTCGGGGCGTTCACCCGCGAGGAACTGGGACTGCGGGCCACCGTCGTGGCGCTGCCGGCGGTGGGGGAGCAGCTGGTCGGGCTGCGCCTGGCGCCGCTGGCCGAACGGGGCGAGGACGGCGCCCAGTTGGAGGAGGCCGCGGCCGCCTACCTCCAGCAGGGGCTGCGCCTGGAGGCCGCCGCGCGGACCCTCTACGTCCACCCCAACACCCTGCGCAACCGGCTGCGGCGCTTCGAGGAGATCACCGGCACCAGCCTGCGTGACCCGGCCGACCTGGCGGAGGTCTGGTGGGCGCTGACGCACCGCAGGATCCACGGTCCGGCGAACTGA
- a CDS encoding DUF6314 family protein, with product MGSELDRGREREPGRGAGARPGAEASPVAGPDVAVPGQVAEPVAGSSPYPVPDAAGYLGGRWSIERTVCDLRAGVEGSFRGTAEFRPDPAGPGMLHVEEGHLRWGGAEQPASRTLRLRPRPDGTAEVEFADGRPFHDLDLRTGRWNTVHPCAADRYAGSFTVTGPDTWHLEWRVAGPAKDQLLRSRYRRLG from the coding sequence ATGGGCAGTGAGCTGGACCGGGGGCGCGAACGGGAGCCGGGGCGGGGCGCGGGGGCGCGGCCGGGCGCGGAGGCGTCGCCGGTGGCAGGTCCGGACGTCGCGGTGCCGGGGCAGGTCGCGGAGCCGGTCGCCGGATCGTCGCCGTACCCCGTCCCTGATGCCGCGGGGTACCTCGGCGGCCGCTGGAGCATCGAGCGCACCGTCTGCGACCTGCGGGCCGGCGTCGAGGGGAGCTTCCGCGGCACCGCCGAGTTCCGTCCCGATCCGGCGGGTCCCGGGATGCTGCACGTCGAGGAGGGGCACCTGCGGTGGGGCGGCGCGGAGCAACCGGCGAGCCGCACCCTGCGACTGCGGCCCCGGCCCGACGGCACCGCCGAGGTCGAGTTCGCCGACGGCCGGCCCTTCCACGACCTCGACCTGAGGACCGGCCGCTGGAACACTGTCCACCCCTGTGCCGCGGACCGGTACGCGGGAAGCTTCACCGTCACCGGGCCGGACACCTGGCACCTGGAGTGGCGGGTCGCCGGGCCGGCGAAGGACCAACTGCTGCGCTCTCGGTACCGGCGGCTGGGGTGA